In the Oryzias latipes chromosome 9, ASM223467v1 genome, one interval contains:
- the coq5 gene encoding 2-methoxy-6-polyprenyl-1,4-benzoquinol methylase, mitochondrial, with protein sequence MAASVRTFVRSLSRKNACFAAVLRQSDCRWFTGAAEDRSTHFGFETVSEAEKASKVYKVFENVAQKYDVMNDAMSLGIHRLWKDALLHVMHPQPGARLLDVAGGTGDIAFRFLDYIRSQQEKQQRRAMSLGQTPSWRDISDGYPAGGGAPESAVVVCDINKEMLKVGRQRADSRGVTTGLSWVVGDAEELPFNDDQFDLYSIAFGIRNVTRIDQALKEALRVLKPGGRFLCLEFSKVTNPVLERLYDAYSFQVIPVLGEVIAGDWKSYQYLVESIRKFPDQEEFKGLMEDAGFFCVQYFNLTGGVVALHSGFKL encoded by the exons ATGGCTGCCTCCGTGAGAACGTTTGTCCGCAGTTTGTCCCGCAAAAATGCTTGTTTCGCCGCAGTATTGCGGCAGTCAGACTGTCGGTGGTTCACCGGTGCAGCCGAGGACCGGAGCACTCACTTCGGCTTCGAGACCGTATCTGAGGCGGAGAAAGCAAGCAAAG tctaTAAAGTTTTTGAAAACGTGGCTCAGAAGTATGATGTCATGAACGACGCCATGAGTCTGGGGATCCACCGCCTGTGGAAGGACGCGCTGCTGCACGTCATGCACCCGCAGCCCGGCGCTCGCCTGTTGGACGTGGCGGGGGGGACGG GTGACATTGCTTTCCGGTTCCTGGACTACATCCGTTCTCAGCAGGAGAAGCAGCAGAGGCGGGCCATGTCGTTGGGACAGACGCCGTCGTGGCGGGACATTTCTGATGGGTATCCGGCTGGGGGCGGAGCTCCGGAGTCTGCGGTTGTGGTCTGTGACATCAACAAGGAGATGCTGAAAGTGGGCAGACAGCGGGCCGACAGCAGGGGGGTCACCACAG GTCTGTCCTGGGTGGTTGGAGATGCAGAGGAGCTGCCCTTCAACGATGACCAGTTTGATCTTTACAGCATCGCGTTCGGCATTCGGAACGTCACTCGCATAGATCAG GCGCTCAAAGAGGCTCTTCGGGTCCTGAAACCTGGCGGCAGGTTCCTGTGTTTGGAGTTCAGCAAAGTGACCAATCCTGTGCTGGAACG GCTCTACGATGCCTACAGCTTCCAGGTGATCCCAGTTTTGGGAGAAGTGATCGCTGGAGACTGGAAATCTTACCAGTATTTGGTGGAGAGCATCCGCAAGTTTCCTGACCAG GAGGAGTTCAAAGGCCTGATGGAAGACGCCGGGTTTTTCTGCGTGCAGTACTTCAACCTGACTGGGGGGGTGGTGGCTCTCCATTCTGGCTTCAAGCTGTGA
- the LOC101163947 gene encoding nuclear factor 7, ovary-like, with amino-acid sequence MAERAALLEYLKCHVCSETFNDPVTLSCNHNFCWSCLQKFWEQTQNKNCPICKRKSLEEHPAVNLCLKELADSFAGRQKSESSETKTGEQKFMEVCRKHPGESKLFCKDEQRAFCSVCEFFQHQSHKVVPVEEAVRELKEELKSDLKSLQDKKIKYKEVEKTYNQMIQHSKKQLLSTETQIRAEFNKLQQFLKEEEESRLAALREEEEQKRKTVMGEMKRIQEQMSSLSESISAVEAELQKDKEAFLSSWKDTQSRARAQSSLSDPQLLSGALIDVAKHVGNLSFRVWEKMKEKVHFSPVLLDPNTASRYLYLSDDLTSVRFGETSQQLPNNPERNMYFVSVFGSEGFRSGKHSWEVEVGDHPDWNIGVTKESVNRKGERSASPKDGIWCLLHRNGKYTNGDGQTVTVTKSLQKIRVQLDYDRGEVSFYNPEDMTHIYTYKDTFTEKLFPYFEVNKSEDAKTSKLQICPTEMI; translated from the coding sequence ATGGCTGAGAGAGCTGCTCTTCTTGAATACCTGAAGTGTCACGTTTGTTCAGAGACTTTCAATGATCCTGTAACTCTGAGCTGCAACCACAACTTCTGTTGGAGCTGCCTGCAAAAGTTCTGGGAACAAACTCAGAACAAAAACTGTCCcatctgtaaaagaaaatcacttGAAGAACATCCTGCTGTGAACCTTTGCCTGAAGGAACTTGCTGACTCGTTTGCTGGAAGACAGAAATCTGAATCATCagagacaaaaacaggagagCAGAAGTTCATGGAGGTCTGCAGGAAACATCCAGGAGAATCCAAACTGTTCTGTAAAGACGAGCAGAGAGCTTTTTGTTCTGTCTGTGAGTTTTTTCAGCACCAGAGTCACAAAGTGGTTCCTGTAGAAGAAGCAGTCAGAgagctgaaggaggagctgaAATCTGACTTAAAGTCTCTGCAGGACAAGAAGATCAAATACAAAGAAGTGGAGAAAACATACAATCAGATGATTCAACACTCCAAGAAGCAGCTGCTGTCCACAGAGACACAGATCAGAGCAGAGTTCAACAAGCTCCAGCAGTtcctgaaggaggaagaggagtccaGACTGGCAGCtctgagggaggaagaggagcagaagagGAAGACTGTGATGGGAGAGATGAAGAGGATCCAGGAGCAGATGTCCTCTCTGTCAGAAAGTATCAGTGCTGTtgaagcagagctgcagaaagacaaGGAGGCGTTCCTCAGCAGTTGGAAAGACACTCAGAGCAGAGCCAGAGCCCAGAGCTCGCTGTCAGACCCACAGCTGCTCTCAGGAGCTCTGatagatgtggccaaacatgTGGGCAACCTGTCCTTCAGAGTCTGGGAGAAGATGAAGGAGAAGGTCCACTTCAGTCCGGTCCTCCTGGACCCAAACACTGCAAGCAGATATCTTTATCTGTCTGATGATCTGACCAGTGTGAGATTTGGAGAAACTTCTCAGCAGCTTCCTAACAATCCAGAGAGAAACAtgtattttgtttctgtttttggctCTGAGGGCTTCAGATCAGGGAAACACAGCtgggaggtggaggtgggagaTCATCCTGACTGGAACATTGGTGTGACTAAAGAGTCTGTTAACAGGAAGGGAGAGAGGTCTGCTTCACCAAAAGATGGAATCTGGTGTTTATTACACCGTAATGGAAAATACACAAACGGTGATGGTCAGACTGTCACTGTGACCAAGAGTCTCCAGAAGATCAGAGTCCAGCTGGACTATGACAGGGGGGAGGTGTCCTTCTACAACCCTGAAGACATGACTCACATCTACACTTACAAAGACACTTTCACTGAGAAACTTTTCCCATATTTTGAAGTTAATAAATCAGAAGATGCAAAAACCTCTAAACTCCAAATCTGTCCGACTGAGATGATTTGA